A portion of the Micromonospora tarapacensis genome contains these proteins:
- a CDS encoding WXG100-like domain-containing protein: MAVPNPRNSLGEYAWVWDAICWVSAGEAWPSGDEDKMRELADAWQALANAVGDALGQADPAVMKILQSWGGGAGEAFGGLWNQIGVDPNGGLPLIQEIAGAYAVGCDQAALEIEYAKLTVLIAVIITVIAVFVALLMAWLGGVSAGAIPGILAGGRQAVTIAFRRLIAQMGRQLLTRAGARAALRMAGTRIGQLVTSQGFRRGLNRLGLELLEEIGEELIIDVGAQAYQMNTGERRQWEGNRTLTAGLGGAYGAVLGTGVSWAGRRVAPRMPFSFSPSQLSFRGSGMVRWGSSSLTSGAQNAVVSPAASLLANRTVTGKWDMPGAEAFLGGFASGAGRTGATLAGGAAGNLGARATNWSLGRSGIELAPGAGPGAGGIDPASGVGGANGLGDLGGATDAGAGSTSGAGSTSGAGPSAGDAAGAGLGAPGSDGAGSANGAGGTSGAGVTGGTTENGPGTVPDSGSGSISLAPPTAEASVVPEASVMPAAEAPVAPAPVASTVDGGAPTGDPTTGDGTSRVDGTTGSPVALPADGVATTPTPARGDGTVTGVSTADADQQATPDNRDAAVTASPGFDRPTSDATGRTDGGSVPGLRTEAGPAAPGDGSASPGRPVTQTPPATSPAPVRSKAKPVPSSRTRHRRCCPPPRWPRRPPPRWLGRRRPT; the protein is encoded by the coding sequence GTGGCGGTACCCAATCCCAGGAACTCCCTGGGCGAGTACGCCTGGGTCTGGGACGCCATCTGCTGGGTGAGCGCGGGCGAGGCGTGGCCCAGCGGCGACGAAGACAAGATGCGCGAACTCGCCGACGCCTGGCAGGCGCTGGCGAACGCGGTCGGCGACGCGCTGGGCCAGGCCGATCCGGCGGTCATGAAGATCCTGCAGAGCTGGGGAGGCGGTGCCGGCGAGGCTTTCGGTGGGCTGTGGAACCAGATCGGTGTGGACCCGAACGGCGGCCTGCCACTGATCCAGGAGATCGCCGGCGCGTATGCGGTCGGCTGCGACCAGGCCGCGCTCGAGATCGAGTACGCCAAGTTGACGGTGCTGATCGCGGTCATCATCACCGTCATCGCCGTGTTCGTCGCGCTGCTGATGGCCTGGCTGGGCGGAGTGTCGGCCGGCGCGATCCCGGGCATCCTGGCCGGCGGCCGGCAGGCCGTGACGATCGCCTTCCGGCGACTGATCGCTCAGATGGGACGCCAACTGCTCACCCGGGCTGGGGCGCGGGCCGCCCTGCGGATGGCCGGGACGAGGATCGGGCAGCTGGTTACCAGTCAGGGCTTCCGGCGGGGTCTCAACCGACTCGGCCTGGAGTTGCTGGAGGAGATCGGCGAAGAGCTGATCATCGATGTCGGCGCCCAGGCGTACCAGATGAACACGGGCGAGCGCCGCCAGTGGGAGGGCAATCGGACCCTCACCGCCGGTCTGGGCGGTGCCTACGGCGCAGTGCTCGGCACTGGCGTGAGCTGGGCCGGTCGCCGGGTGGCACCGCGGATGCCGTTCTCGTTCAGTCCGTCGCAGCTGTCCTTCCGGGGCAGCGGCATGGTCCGCTGGGGCAGCAGCAGTCTCACCTCCGGCGCCCAGAACGCTGTCGTCTCACCCGCCGCCAGCCTGCTCGCCAACCGCACGGTCACCGGGAAGTGGGACATGCCTGGCGCGGAGGCCTTCCTCGGTGGCTTCGCCAGTGGCGCCGGCCGCACCGGCGCGACTCTCGCCGGGGGGGCCGCCGGCAATCTGGGAGCCAGGGCCACCAACTGGAGCCTGGGCAGGTCGGGCATCGAGCTCGCGCCCGGCGCCGGGCCCGGTGCGGGCGGTATCGACCCGGCGTCCGGCGTCGGGGGTGCGAATGGTCTCGGCGACCTCGGCGGAGCCACCGACGCGGGTGCCGGTTCGACGTCGGGTGCCGGTTCGACGTCGGGTGCCGGCCCGTCCGCCGGCGACGCCGCTGGAGCGGGCCTCGGCGCGCCCGGCTCGGATGGTGCCGGCAGTGCCAACGGAGCGGGTGGCACGTCCGGCGCCGGGGTCACCGGCGGCACGACCGAGAACGGTCCCGGCACGGTACCGGACAGTGGGTCCGGCTCGATCAGCCTCGCACCGCCCACGGCGGAGGCGTCGGTTGTGCCGGAGGCGTCGGTGATGCCGGCGGCGGAGGCGCCGGTAGCGCCGGCGCCGGTAGCGTCGACCGTGGACGGTGGCGCGCCGACCGGCGACCCGACCACGGGCGACGGCACATCCCGCGTCGACGGCACGACCGGATCCCCGGTGGCTCTCCCCGCCGATGGCGTGGCCACTACGCCCACCCCCGCGCGCGGCGACGGCACCGTGACGGGCGTTTCCACCGCCGATGCCGACCAACAGGCGACGCCGGACAACCGCGACGCAGCGGTCACCGCCTCGCCCGGCTTCGACCGACCCACAAGCGACGCGACCGGTCGGACCGACGGCGGGTCGGTGCCGGGCCTGCGAACGGAGGCCGGCCCGGCCGCGCCCGGCGACGGTTCGGCCAGCCCTGGTCGCCCGGTCACGCAGACCCCGCCAGCGACTTCACCGGCGCCGGTCCGGTCGAAAGCCAAGCCGGTCCCGTCGTCGCGGACGCGCCACCGACGGTGCTGCCCGCCGCCCCGGTGGCCACGCCGCCCGCCGCCCCGGTGGTTGGGCCGACGCCGGCCAACGTGA
- a CDS encoding YbaB/EbfC family nucleoid-associated protein, giving the protein MDVQALRARADELMAQFERMRSGVGDLQQHLRAVKATVTSDDGLVTVTVGARGQVTKVEFDPRIYRRPNSKELSTTVTETIRRATEKAMAEVEELVRPFVPDSQFQAYIDHDLDGIFRQLDSDLPGEDKR; this is encoded by the coding sequence ATGGACGTACAGGCGCTGCGCGCCCGTGCCGACGAGCTGATGGCTCAGTTCGAGCGGATGCGCTCCGGTGTGGGCGACCTTCAGCAGCACCTCAGGGCGGTGAAGGCCACGGTCACCTCCGACGATGGCCTGGTCACTGTCACGGTGGGGGCACGAGGCCAGGTGACGAAAGTCGAGTTCGACCCCCGCATCTACCGCCGGCCGAACTCGAAGGAACTTTCCACCACCGTCACCGAGACGATCCGGCGAGCGACCGAGAAGGCCATGGCCGAGGTCGAGGAGCTGGTCCGGCCGTTCGTGCCCGACAGCCAGTTCCAGGCCTACATCGACCACGACCTGGACGGCATCTTCCGGCAATTGGACAGTGACCTGCCCGGGGAGGACAAGCGATGA